The proteins below are encoded in one region of Geomonas ferrireducens:
- a CDS encoding sigma-54-dependent transcriptional regulator, which produces MPNTTRILAVDDEPVFRFLLEKQLRDIGYTVHTAVDGLQALEVLEQQPIDLILSDLVMPRMDGLALIEEVQKRKAAPPIIVITAHGSVESAVEAMRRGAYDYLEKPYQPDDLRITIKRAIDYQHIVRENEQIKGLLSDRYTFQSVVTVNAAMKQVLELAARVATARQTTVAIYGESGSGKEVLARAIHFAGKGLPAEFVAVNCAAIPEHLMESELFGHVRGAFTGADRDREGKFSLARKGTILLDEIGDMPLALQAKLLRVLQERVFEKIGSNTPIPVSCRVIVATNRSLAELVAAGRFREDLYHRINVFPLTIPPLCERKDDIPILCDHILEQLRQHLGKPLPGISPQAMEVMLNYRWPGNVRELHNCLERAAILTDNELIRPEHLALAGASPGAEKPAADGDRVSYHLSLSPDELSLEALTEQILDVTLQRCGGNKSKAAQLLKVNRKAFYRS; this is translated from the coding sequence ATGCCCAACACCACCAGAATACTCGCCGTCGATGATGAACCGGTCTTCCGTTTCCTTCTGGAGAAGCAGCTTCGCGACATCGGCTATACCGTCCATACCGCGGTGGACGGCCTGCAGGCGTTGGAGGTGCTGGAACAGCAGCCGATCGACCTGATCCTCTCCGACCTGGTCATGCCGAGGATGGACGGGCTTGCCCTGATCGAGGAGGTGCAAAAGCGCAAAGCGGCCCCTCCCATCATCGTCATAACGGCGCACGGCAGCGTCGAGAGCGCCGTGGAGGCGATGCGGCGCGGCGCCTACGACTACCTGGAAAAACCCTACCAGCCTGACGACCTGCGCATCACCATCAAGCGCGCCATCGATTATCAGCACATCGTTCGTGAAAACGAGCAGATCAAGGGGCTGCTCTCGGATCGGTACACCTTCCAGAGCGTCGTCACCGTGAACGCCGCGATGAAGCAGGTGCTGGAGTTAGCCGCGCGTGTCGCGACGGCGCGGCAGACCACGGTGGCGATCTACGGCGAGAGCGGGTCGGGGAAGGAGGTGCTGGCGCGCGCCATCCATTTCGCGGGGAAGGGGCTTCCCGCCGAGTTCGTGGCGGTGAACTGCGCGGCAATTCCCGAGCACCTGATGGAGAGCGAGCTCTTCGGACACGTGCGCGGCGCCTTCACCGGCGCGGACCGCGACCGCGAGGGGAAGTTCAGCCTCGCCCGCAAGGGAACCATCCTCCTCGACGAGATCGGCGACATGCCGCTCGCGCTGCAGGCGAAGCTTCTGCGCGTGCTGCAGGAGCGCGTCTTCGAGAAGATCGGCAGCAACACTCCGATCCCCGTTTCCTGCCGGGTCATCGTCGCCACCAACAGAAGTCTCGCCGAACTGGTCGCTGCCGGACGCTTCCGCGAGGACCTGTACCACCGCATCAACGTCTTCCCGCTCACCATCCCGCCGCTTTGCGAACGAAAGGACGACATCCCGATCCTGTGCGATCACATCCTTGAACAGCTGCGCCAGCACCTTGGGAAGCCCTTGCCCGGGATCTCGCCGCAGGCGATGGAGGTGATGCTCAACTACCGCTGGCCGGGAAACGTGCGCGAGCTGCACAACTGCCTGGAGCGGGCGGCGATCCTCACCGACAACGAACTGATCCGTCCCGAGCACCTGGCTCTCGCCGGTGCCTCCCCTGGGGCTGAGAAACCGGCAGCGGACGGAGATCGTGTCAGCTACCACCTCTCGCTCTCCCCGGACGAGCTCTCTCTCGAAGCCCTCACCGAACAGATCCTCGACGTCACCCTGCAGCGCTGCGGGGGGAACAAGTCGAAGGCGGCACAGCTTCTCAAGGTGAACCGGAAGGCCTTCTACCGCTCCTGA